The Manis javanica isolate MJ-LG chromosome 4, MJ_LKY, whole genome shotgun sequence genome contains a region encoding:
- the LOC140849241 gene encoding LOW QUALITY PROTEIN: DNA ligase 3-like (The sequence of the model RefSeq protein was modified relative to this genomic sequence to represent the inferred CDS: inserted 3 bases in 3 codons; substituted 1 base at 1 genomic stop codon) → MASSGSGRTKTSPSVAVAFHSDWIYQFSLAVPALLWRPDLLESTGVSIPFAVDTNKQWAKPNNSGETHSSPIPKASLSSSKCDPKYKDCLLCKFWKLCAVVAENPSYNTNPDVMHLLKFLFLKKGSFLLSPDGFHSDVYLTVKLLLPGFIKSVYNLNDKHIVRLFSRVFNCSPGDMAQDLEKGDVSEPIRVFFDQSKSFPPAAKSLLTIQEVDEFLLQLSRLTREDEQQQALQDTASRCTNDLKCIIRLIKHDXKMNSGAKHVLDALDPIAYEAFKASCDLRDVMEWVLLNEQEVEKEPGQRRALSVQAALMTPVQPMLAEACKSMEYAVKECPHSMFSEIKYDGERVQVRKNGDHFSYFSRSLKPVLPHKVAHFKDYIPQAFPXGHSMTLDSEALLIDNKTGKPLPFGTLGVHKKAAFPDAXVCLFVFDCIYFNDVSLMDRPLCERPKFLHDSMVEIPNWIVFSEMKQVKRAADLASMINWVIRQGLEGLVLKDVKGLHEPGKWHWLKVKKDYLNEGAMADTADLVVLGAFYGQGSKGRMMSIFLMGCHDPSTQKWCTVTKCSGGHDDATPARLQRELDVVRISKVPSKIPSWLKINKIYYPDFIVPDPKKAAVWEITGAEFSKSEAHTADGISIRFPRCTXIHDDKDWKFATNLPQLKKLDQLYKEKADFTVVAGDEGSSSAGGSSGENEGNSGPAVSCKASGASPKIKKAGGKLSSPKNKGGGRPTMKSSSWRVGEKQKAPDETPCQAKVLLDIFTWVRLYLSPSTPDFSCLRRYFVAFDGDLVQEFDMASATHVLGSRDKNSEAQQVSPEWIWACIRKRRLVAPC, encoded by the exons CCAAGCCCAATAACTCTGGGGaaactcactcaagccctatccCTAAGGCAAGTCTGTCCTCAAGCAAATGTGACCCCAAGTACAAGGATTGTCTCCTGTGCAAGTTTTGGAAGTTGTGTGCCGTGGTTGCTGAAAATCCTAGCTACAATACCAACCCAGATG TTATGCATTTGTTGAAGTTCTTGTTTCTCAAGAAGGGTTCCTTTCTTCTGTCTCCAGATGGTTTCCACAGTGATGTGTACTTAACAGTGAAGCTGCTGCTACCAGGTTTTATTAAGAGTGTTTACAACTTGAATGATAAGCACATTGTTAGGCTTTTCAGCCGCGTTTTTAACTGCAGCCCAGGTGATATGGCACAAGACCTAGAGAAG GGTGACGTGTCGGAGCCAATCCGAGTCTTCTTTGATCAGAGCAAGTCTTTCCCCCCAGCTGCCAAGAGCCTCCTTACCATTCAGGAGGTGGATGAATTCCTCCTGCAGCTCTCCAGACTCACCAGGGAGGATGAGCAGCAACAGGCCCTACAGGACACTGCCTCCAGGTG CACCAATGACCTTAAGTGCATCATCAGGTTGATCAAACACG CAAAGATGAACTCAGGTGCAAAACATGT GTTAGATGCCCTTGACCCCATAGCCTATGAAGCCTTCAAAGCCTCGTGTGACCTACGGGACGTGATGGAGTGGGTCCTCCTTAATGAgcaggaggtggagaaggagCCAGGCCAGAGACGAGCTTTGAGCGTCCAGGCCGCGCTGATGACCCCAGTGCAGCCCATGCTG GCCGAGGCCTGCAAGTCCATGGAGTACGCAGTGAAGGAATGTCCTCACAGCATGTTCTCTGAGATCAAGTATGATGGAGAGCGAGTTCAGGTACGTAAGAATGGGGACCACTTCAGCTACTTTAGCCGCAGTCTCAAGCCTGTCCTGCCTCACAAG GTGGCCCACTTTAAGGACTACATCCCCCAGGCTTTCC GGGGCCACAGTATGACCTTGGACTCTGAGGCGCTCCTGATCGACAACAAGACAGGCAAACCACTGCCCTTTGGGACTCTGGGAGTGCACAAG AAAGCTGCCTTCCCAGATG ATGTCTGCCTGTTTGTTTTTGATTGTATCTACTTCAATGATGTCAGCTTGATGGACAG GCCTCTGTGTGAGCGGCCGAAGTTTCTTCATGATAGTATGGTTGAAATTCCCAATTGGATTGTGTTCTCAGAAATGAAGCAAGTCAAG AGAGCTGCAGACTTGGCCAGTATGATAAACTGGGTGATCCGACAGGGGTTAGAAGGGCTGGTGCTGAAGGATGTGAAGG GGTTACATGAGCCCGGGAAGTGGCACTGGTTGAAAGTGAAGAAAGACTATTTGAACGAAGGGGCCATGGCGGACACAGCTGACCTGGTGGTCCTTGGAGCCTTTTATGGGCAAGGAAGCAAAGGTCG CATGATGTCTATCTTCCTCATGGGCTGCCATGACCCGAGCACCCAGAAATGGTGCACGGTCACCAAGTGTTCGGGAGGCCATGATGATGCGACGCCTGCCCGCCTGCAGAGGGAACTGGACGTGGTGAGGATCAGCAAG GTTCCCAGCAAGATACCCAGCTGGCTAAAAATCAACAAGATCTACTATCCTGACTTCATAGTCCCAGACCCAAAG AAAGCTGCCGTGTGGGAGATCACAGGGGCTGAATTCTCCAAATCTGAGGCGCACACAGCTGATGGGATCTCCATCCGATTCCCTCGCTGCACCTGAATCCATGATGATAAAGACTGGAAATTTGCAACTAACCTCCCGCAGCTTAAG AAGCTGGACCAGCTATACAAGGAGAAGGCAGACTTCACTGTAGTGGCTGGAGATGAGGGGAGCTCCTCTGCAGGGGGCAGCAGCGGCGAGAATGAGGGCAACTCTGGGCCTGCTGTGTCTTGCAAGGCCTCTGGAGCCTCCCCCAAAATCaagaaggcaggagggaagcTGAGTAGCCCCAAGAACAAAGGTG GTGGCAGGCCGACTATGAAGTCTTCTTCCTGGAGAGTCGGGGAAAAGCAGAAGGCTCCCGATGAGACCCCCTGCCAAGCAAAG GTGCTGCTGGACATCTTCACCTGGGTACGGCTCTACCTGTCGCCCTCCACACCAGACTTCAGCTGTCTCAGACGCTACTTTGTGGCATTCGACGGGGACCTTGTGCAGGAATTTGACATGGCCTCAGCCACACACGTGCTAGGTAGCAGGGACAAGAACTCTGAGGCCCAGCAGGTCTCCCCGGAGTGGATTTGGGCATGTATCCGCAAACGGAGACTGGTAGCTCCCTGCTAG